A window of Bacillus sp. E(2018) contains these coding sequences:
- a CDS encoding sugar O-acetyltransferase, whose translation MKEFGRMLSGEFYNTRDPELLQMSFDAKKLVETFNSTSVDEIERKVQILKQLLGRVGEGVWIEKPIQCEFGKNISIGRNTFINFNSVLLDNNKITIGENVLIAPNVQIYTATHPIHVSERINKHPQGNEAPYRTNTKPVTIGNNVWIGGNSVILPGVSIGENTVIGAGSVVTKSIPANCVAVGNPCKIIKENIN comes from the coding sequence ATGAAAGAGTTTGGCAGAATGTTATCGGGAGAGTTTTATAACACCCGAGATCCTGAACTTTTACAAATGTCCTTTGATGCCAAAAAGCTTGTGGAGACATTTAATTCGACAAGCGTTGATGAGATCGAAAGGAAAGTACAGATCTTAAAGCAATTATTAGGCAGGGTAGGAGAAGGGGTTTGGATTGAGAAGCCCATTCAATGTGAGTTTGGAAAAAATATATCGATAGGACGCAATACATTTATTAATTTCAACAGTGTTTTGTTAGATAACAACAAGATTACGATTGGAGAAAACGTACTGATTGCACCTAATGTCCAAATCTATACCGCTACACACCCTATACACGTGTCGGAAAGAATCAATAAGCATCCACAAGGAAACGAAGCGCCGTATCGAACGAACACAAAGCCAGTGACAATCGGAAACAATGTTTGGATCGGTGGAAACTCCGTTATCTTGCCGGGTGTTTCTATAGGTGAAAATACCGTAATCGGAGCGGGAAGTGTTGTCACAAAATCTATTCCAGCTAATTGTGTAGCTGTTGGTAATCCATGCAAAATAATCAAAGAGAATATCAATTAA
- a CDS encoding GNAT family N-acetyltransferase, producing MEVTRYSSIAAFYKEVEEFLLSQEDRAGIMLGNCLRFQDKVWDGEQPFLATVKQNGEIMLTAMLIPPYALLLLEKEETDGVASVPFLVRYLIEEDYYIQKVMSPKAVGKAFAHEWTTAHHLEEKLLMDLRLYTLPTVIQPAARAGRLRMATKADLAFLPRWIVEMTEETKQIMTMAEAEEYAKARVESKFLFIWEEDGKPVSMAAKTRPNVKGVSINLVYTPKNLRGKGYASACVAALSDHLLSEGFTFCTLYTDLSNPTSNKIYQNIGYEPVCDYIELKFNEKRTERPA from the coding sequence ATGGAGGTCACGCGTTATTCGTCTATAGCAGCTTTTTATAAGGAAGTTGAGGAATTCCTGCTATCTCAGGAAGATCGGGCAGGAATCATGCTTGGCAACTGCTTGCGTTTTCAAGACAAAGTATGGGATGGGGAGCAGCCCTTTCTCGCTACCGTTAAACAGAATGGAGAGATTATGCTAACAGCCATGCTTATCCCACCTTACGCCCTATTACTTTTAGAAAAAGAGGAAACAGATGGTGTGGCGTCAGTGCCTTTTTTAGTTCGTTATTTGATCGAAGAAGACTACTATATTCAAAAAGTCATGTCACCGAAAGCTGTTGGAAAGGCGTTTGCACACGAGTGGACGACTGCTCATCATCTAGAAGAAAAATTGCTGATGGATTTGCGTCTTTATACGCTACCTACTGTTATCCAGCCTGCAGCCCGAGCCGGCCGTTTAAGGATGGCAACAAAAGCTGACTTAGCTTTCTTGCCGCGTTGGATCGTAGAGATGACAGAAGAAACGAAGCAGATTATGACGATGGCAGAAGCAGAAGAGTATGCAAAAGCACGGGTGGAGAGCAAGTTTCTTTTTATATGGGAAGAGGATGGGAAGCCGGTTTCGATGGCTGCTAAGACAAGGCCGAATGTGAAAGGTGTCTCCATCAATTTGGTCTATACGCCAAAGAATCTTAGAGGTAAAGGGTATGCGAGCGCTTGTGTTGCTGCATTAAGCGATCACCTATTGAGTGAAGGATTTACGTTCTGCACGCTTTATACGGATCTCTCAAATCCTACTTCTAATAAAATCTATCAAAATATCGGTTATGAACCAGTATGTGATTATATTGAACTGAAATTTAACGAAAAAAGAACAGAGCGACCGGCTTGA
- a CDS encoding DUF523 and DUF1722 domain-containing protein, whose protein sequence is MEAFARPRVVVSKCLEFEACRYNGDVIYNDVIKKLMDYVDFVPVCPEVEIGLGTPRETIRIVKKGEDHFLLQPSTQRDITKEMRTFSDGYLAGIIDTDGFILKTRSPSCGLKEVKVYASTEKGPAIGHSSGLFGGRVAELYSHLAIEEEGRLNNFTIRDRFYTKLFTLAAFRNILPQGLQAIKSFHQKNQFLFMAYSNPTLKVMNRILKKEQENGEERTIQLYAKAMNKLFNRTARSDSNRKVAYEIFKRFQPHLSVKEIAFFEELLQKYANKKEPFSSVATILKSHAIRFEDSEILGQTFFAPYPEILLEISDSGKGRDY, encoded by the coding sequence ATGGAAGCCTTCGCTAGACCCCGTGTGGTGGTAAGTAAGTGTCTTGAATTTGAAGCATGCCGATACAATGGTGATGTGATATATAACGATGTGATAAAAAAGCTGATGGATTATGTAGATTTTGTTCCTGTATGTCCAGAAGTAGAAATCGGACTTGGTACGCCACGAGAAACGATACGTATCGTGAAAAAGGGTGAAGATCATTTTCTTCTTCAGCCATCAACGCAGCGTGATATAACGAAGGAGATGCGTACTTTTTCAGATGGTTATTTGGCTGGAATTATTGATACAGATGGATTTATTCTGAAGACTCGTTCTCCTTCTTGTGGATTAAAAGAAGTGAAGGTGTATGCCTCGACTGAAAAAGGGCCTGCCATCGGGCATTCGAGCGGGTTGTTTGGAGGAAGAGTCGCAGAGCTCTATTCCCATTTAGCCATCGAAGAAGAAGGAAGGCTAAATAATTTTACGATTCGTGATCGTTTTTATACGAAGCTTTTTACGCTTGCTGCCTTTCGTAACATTCTGCCTCAGGGACTTCAAGCGATTAAAAGCTTTCATCAGAAAAATCAGTTTCTGTTCATGGCTTATAGCAATCCAACGCTAAAAGTGATGAATCGTATCTTGAAAAAAGAGCAGGAAAATGGAGAAGAACGAACGATACAACTGTATGCAAAAGCCATGAACAAGCTCTTTAATCGAACAGCTAGAAGCGATTCTAACCGGAAAGTGGCATACGAGATCTTTAAACGGTTTCAGCCACATCTGTCAGTAAAAGAAATTGCCTTTTTTGAAGAGCTTCTTCAGAAGTATGCAAACAAAAAAGAACCGTTTTCGAGTGTGGCTACGATCTTAAAGTCGCATGCGATCCGTTTTGAAGACAGTGAGATTCTCGGTCAGACGTTCTTTGCACCGTACCCTGAAATTCTGCTTGAGATCTCAGACTCAGGCAAGGGACGAGATTATTAA
- the opuFB gene encoding osmoprotectant update ABC transporter permease/substrate-binding subunit OpuFB (The ABC transporter OpuF is widely distributed in Bacillus species other than B. subtilis. OpuFA is the ATP-binding subunit, while OpuFB is a fusion of permease and substrate-binding subunits.) has translation MNNFLQVFQDRKGELASALIEHIQISFIALLFAVVITIPLGIYLTKKPRVAEPIIGVTAVLQTIPSLALLGLLIPLFGIGKVPAIIALVVYALLPILRNTYTGIKEVDSSLIEAARAMGMNTRKRLMKVELPLAMPVIMAGIRTSMVLIIGTATLAALIGAGGLGDIILLGIDRNNTMLIVLGAVPAALLAILFDFLLRRFELLSFKRALTTVSAFLIAALLVIIVPFAMKGGQEDIVIGGKLGSEPEILINMYKLLIEEETDLNVELKPGLGKTSFVFNALKSGSIDIYPEFTGTAIAEFLKENASSTDSEKVYEQARSGMESKFDMQLLSPMEYNNTYALAVPEQLAKEYNLKTISDLKSVSQSLNAGFTLEFSDREDGYKGIQKLYDIQFANVRTMEPKLRYNAVKKGEIDVVDAYSTDSELRQYKLTVLEDDKKLFPPYQGAPMLRKETVEKHPELKDVLEKLSGKITDDEMREMNYKVNVGGESPKKVAEDFLKKEGLL, from the coding sequence ATGAATAATTTCTTGCAAGTATTTCAAGATCGAAAAGGTGAACTCGCAAGTGCGCTGATTGAGCATATTCAGATTTCGTTTATTGCTCTTCTATTTGCTGTGGTCATTACAATCCCTCTAGGTATCTATCTAACGAAAAAACCAAGAGTGGCTGAACCGATAATCGGAGTTACAGCTGTGTTGCAGACGATTCCGTCACTTGCTTTACTTGGTCTGTTGATTCCATTGTTCGGGATCGGTAAGGTGCCAGCCATTATTGCACTTGTTGTTTACGCACTGCTTCCAATCTTAAGAAACACGTATACGGGAATTAAAGAAGTGGATTCCTCATTAATTGAAGCAGCGAGAGCGATGGGAATGAACACGAGGAAAAGATTGATGAAGGTTGAACTTCCATTAGCGATGCCTGTTATCATGGCTGGTATTCGTACGTCCATGGTTTTAATCATAGGAACGGCAACGCTTGCAGCTCTAATCGGAGCAGGCGGACTGGGTGATATCATCTTGCTCGGTATTGATCGCAATAACACGATGTTGATCGTGCTTGGAGCAGTACCAGCTGCATTGCTCGCGATTCTATTTGATTTTCTGCTCAGAAGGTTCGAACTTTTGTCGTTTAAACGCGCATTAACAACGGTCAGTGCATTTTTAATAGCTGCTCTTTTAGTTATCATAGTTCCTTTTGCGATGAAAGGCGGTCAAGAAGATATCGTGATCGGTGGTAAGCTAGGTTCTGAGCCTGAGATTTTAATCAACATGTACAAACTTTTAATTGAAGAAGAAACCGATCTAAATGTGGAGCTGAAGCCAGGCCTTGGTAAAACGTCCTTTGTGTTTAATGCGTTGAAATCTGGGAGTATTGATATCTATCCAGAATTTACAGGCACGGCAATCGCTGAGTTTTTAAAAGAAAATGCCTCAAGTACAGATAGCGAAAAAGTATATGAACAAGCTCGAAGTGGAATGGAAAGTAAGTTTGATATGCAATTGTTAAGCCCGATGGAATATAACAATACGTATGCGCTTGCTGTTCCTGAACAGTTGGCGAAAGAGTATAACTTAAAGACGATTTCGGATTTAAAAAGTGTCAGCCAAAGCTTAAATGCAGGCTTTACACTAGAATTTTCAGATCGCGAAGATGGCTACAAAGGTATTCAAAAACTGTACGATATTCAGTTTGCGAATGTAAGAACGATGGAGCCGAAGCTAAGGTATAACGCGGTAAAAAAGGGCGAGATTGATGTCGTGGATGCCTATTCTACAGACAGCGAACTGCGTCAATATAAGCTTACGGTTTTAGAAGACGATAAAAAACTGTTTCCTCCTTATCAAGGTGCGCCGATGCTTCGTAAAGAAACCGTTGAAAAGCATCCAGAGTTAAAGGATGTTTTGGAAAAGCTATCCGGAAAAATTACAGACGATGAAATGCGTGAGATGAACTATAAAGTGAATGTGGGTGGAGAGTCACCTAAGAAAGTAGCGGAAGATTTCTTGAAGAAGGAAGGACTTCTATAA
- a CDS encoding ABC transporter ATP-binding protein: MITFDNVSKEYRDGTSAVRDLNLTIQPGEFFVVIGPSGCGKTTMLKMINRLISLTKGTISIDNKRISDYNIDELRWNIGYVLQQIALFPHMTILENISIVPELKGWDKERIRKRVDELLDMVGLDPKTYRDRKPKELSGGQQQRVGVVRALAADPNIILMDEPFSALDPISREKLQEDLFDLQRNIKKTIVFVTHDMKEAIKLGDRICVMNEGSIVQVGTPKELLENPADDFVRNFVGTESVSSVENMDLRKLVIPLKADEIGLDYQLPSLSVNTSIKEALDILTRENEVTVEDHGAIIGTLNRQAVIQYLADHLQERGSRHE; encoded by the coding sequence ATGATAACTTTTGATAATGTTTCTAAAGAATACCGGGATGGAACGTCCGCGGTTCGTGATTTGAATTTAACGATACAACCAGGAGAATTTTTCGTCGTGATCGGTCCGAGTGGTTGTGGGAAAACGACGATGCTCAAAATGATCAACCGACTGATCAGTCTTACAAAAGGCACGATTTCTATCGATAACAAGAGAATCAGTGACTACAATATTGATGAGTTACGCTGGAATATCGGGTATGTACTGCAGCAAATAGCCCTATTTCCTCATATGACGATTCTAGAGAATATCAGCATCGTTCCCGAGCTAAAAGGATGGGATAAAGAGAGAATTCGCAAACGAGTGGATGAACTCCTTGATATGGTTGGCTTAGATCCAAAGACGTATCGAGATCGAAAGCCTAAAGAACTTTCTGGCGGACAGCAGCAGCGGGTAGGTGTGGTTCGTGCGTTAGCTGCAGATCCTAACATTATTCTTATGGATGAACCTTTTAGTGCGCTCGATCCAATAAGTAGAGAAAAGCTGCAGGAAGATCTTTTTGACCTGCAAAGAAATATTAAAAAAACTATTGTTTTCGTAACACATGACATGAAGGAAGCGATTAAACTTGGAGACCGCATTTGTGTGATGAATGAAGGATCTATCGTACAAGTTGGAACGCCAAAAGAGCTTCTCGAAAACCCAGCTGATGATTTTGTAAGAAATTTCGTAGGAACCGAGAGTGTAAGTTCTGTAGAAAATATGGATCTTCGAAAGCTCGTCATTCCATTGAAAGCAGATGAAATTGGATTGGATTATCAATTGCCATCCCTTTCAGTGAATACGAGCATTAAAGAAGCACTCGATATTCTAACCCGTGAAAATGAAGTGACCGTTGAGGATCATGGTGCGATTATAGGAACGCTGAACAGACAAGCTGTTATTCAATATCTTGCAGATCACTTGCAGGAAAGAGGTAGCAGACATGAATAA
- a CDS encoding queuosine precursor transporter, whose protein sequence is MFNFYFGVAFALVNFILFLTCYKWFGRTGLFAWIAAATILANLQVVKTIEMFGLVMTLGNVIYGTIYLATDLINEKYGEKEAKKAVWFGFFTLIMTTIIMQMVLVFQPHESDIFQPHLEAIFGFMPRLVIGSLAAYLISQYLDVKLFAKLKKKFSRPDQLWIRNNGSTMVSQLIDTLIFCTIAFAGVFSWDVWIQIFFTTYVIKFVVSAASTPFIYIARSFNHPEDLQKPGV, encoded by the coding sequence TTGTTTAATTTTTATTTTGGTGTAGCTTTTGCACTGGTTAATTTTATATTGTTTTTAACGTGCTATAAGTGGTTCGGACGTACGGGGCTGTTCGCGTGGATCGCTGCGGCTACGATTCTTGCTAATCTGCAAGTTGTAAAAACAATCGAGATGTTTGGGCTTGTTATGACTCTCGGTAATGTGATCTACGGAACCATCTATTTAGCAACGGATTTAATCAATGAGAAGTACGGAGAAAAAGAGGCGAAGAAAGCCGTTTGGTTCGGTTTCTTTACTCTTATCATGACAACGATCATCATGCAGATGGTGCTCGTGTTCCAACCGCACGAAAGTGACATCTTCCAGCCGCACCTTGAAGCTATCTTTGGGTTTATGCCTCGCCTTGTGATCGGTAGCCTCGCTGCCTACTTAATCAGTCAGTATCTAGACGTTAAGCTCTTTGCGAAGCTGAAGAAAAAGTTTTCACGTCCTGATCAGCTTTGGATTCGTAATAACGGAAGTACGATGGTAAGCCAGCTCATCGACACGCTTATCTTTTGTACGATTGCGTTTGCTGGTGTGTTTTCATGGGATGTTTGGATTCAAATTTTCTTTACAACGTATGTGATCAAATTTGTAGTATCAGCCGCTTCTACACCGTTTATCTATATTGCAAGAAGCTTTAACCATCCCGAAGACCTTCAGAAACCAGGCGTTTAA
- a CDS encoding NUDIX hydrolase: MAYYEDLRKYVGTAPLILPGSVVIIVNEKDEILLQHRTDGGWGLPGGLMELGESFEETAIREVKEETGLDVEGLTQLHVYSGQDHYIKNANGDELYAVTAVYTAHSVSGELTIDLNESHDFQYFKHDQLPKDTLGGARKYITNYIQMKNQNKAYR; encoded by the coding sequence ATGGCTTACTATGAAGATCTTCGGAAATATGTAGGAACCGCACCACTCATCCTACCTGGCTCAGTTGTTATTATTGTGAACGAAAAGGATGAAATTTTATTACAGCATCGTACCGATGGCGGTTGGGGACTACCAGGTGGCCTGATGGAACTTGGTGAAAGTTTTGAAGAAACGGCGATTCGTGAAGTGAAAGAAGAAACAGGACTCGATGTTGAGGGCTTGACCCAGCTTCACGTCTATTCTGGCCAAGATCATTATATTAAAAATGCAAACGGTGATGAACTCTATGCCGTGACCGCTGTGTACACGGCTCATTCTGTAAGTGGCGAACTAACAATCGATCTCAATGAATCACATGATTTTCAATATTTCAAACATGATCAGCTTCCGAAAGACACGTTAGGCGGTGCACGAAAATACATAACAAACTATATACAAATGAAGAATCAGAACAAAGCTTACCGGTAA
- a CDS encoding DUF4352 domain-containing protein, with amino-acid sequence MPFKGWITLVLSAVLVTGCSADTNKDTSTTPQNESNKKESKKQSEEQTFTDSSQASDDTGLTEINKKVEDQDGAITLKKYAKVNKEQQADSISLTIDEVKVLHYAPSLDLIDFFHGYTQQDEFPYVRVNVKIANQGKETVHFNPVSTIKTNQGETVTWEEDFYLEELNGKIKPGEEKVGSLGFILNKTNADKLKSITITSSEVVNDQKKSISNPLTFNVDF; translated from the coding sequence ATGCCTTTCAAAGGTTGGATAACGCTTGTTTTATCAGCTGTGTTAGTCACTGGCTGTTCAGCAGATACGAATAAGGATACAAGTACTACACCACAAAACGAGTCCAATAAAAAGGAATCTAAAAAACAGTCAGAAGAACAAACCTTTACAGACAGTTCTCAAGCTTCAGATGATACAGGACTAACGGAAATTAACAAAAAAGTTGAAGACCAAGATGGAGCAATCACATTAAAGAAATATGCAAAAGTAAATAAGGAACAGCAGGCAGATTCAATATCCCTAACCATTGATGAAGTAAAAGTTTTACACTATGCACCATCTCTAGATCTTATAGATTTCTTTCATGGTTATACCCAACAAGATGAATTTCCATATGTACGTGTAAACGTAAAGATTGCTAATCAAGGAAAAGAGACCGTTCATTTCAATCCCGTATCAACAATCAAAACCAATCAAGGGGAAACCGTAACGTGGGAAGAAGACTTTTACCTGGAGGAATTAAACGGAAAGATTAAACCAGGGGAAGAAAAAGTCGGGAGCCTTGGATTTATTCTGAACAAGACCAATGCAGATAAATTAAAATCCATCACTATAACATCCAGCGAAGTCGTTAACGATCAGAAAAAATCAATTTCCAATCCTCTAACCTTTAATGTTGATTTCTAG
- a CDS encoding AEC family transporter — protein MKLAPFMQELTLLYSIAFIGYILRKKEILPSGSERTLSALLLNVTLPALIIFGMDVSFSIEHLKQFGWLSMMSVFTLILSSLFSWWTVKRLKIKDTQKNALEGIMIFGNQGFLGIAVCFLLFGKTGVLIATFFNFVYLLWIWTYGIYLFARHSKTLPWRSVFLNPGVISTIAGLILMLLPGTLPSALSNTLEMLGKPTVPLSMLLIGVLLGALPLQHVMSFLKSSHLWLASFYKLLLFPFLLLPFIFFSLPLQLIAVAVLTAGMPSAPTISMYAERYGEDASFAAAGVMLSTVLSCLTIPLLYALVLIISSLA, from the coding sequence ATGAAACTTGCTCCTTTTATGCAAGAATTAACCCTATTGTACAGCATTGCTTTTATCGGTTATATCCTTCGAAAGAAAGAAATATTGCCATCTGGCAGTGAACGAACTCTATCGGCACTTTTGCTGAACGTTACATTGCCTGCATTGATCATATTTGGAATGGATGTTTCCTTTTCCATTGAACATCTTAAACAGTTCGGTTGGCTTTCCATGATGTCAGTTTTCACCTTAATTCTTTCCTCACTCTTTTCTTGGTGGACTGTTAAGCGGCTAAAGATAAAAGACACACAGAAAAATGCCTTAGAAGGTATCATGATTTTTGGAAATCAAGGTTTTCTAGGCATTGCGGTCTGTTTTTTGTTATTCGGAAAAACAGGAGTGCTTATTGCTACATTCTTTAATTTTGTTTATCTGTTGTGGATTTGGACATACGGCATCTATTTATTTGCTCGTCATTCCAAGACTTTGCCATGGCGAAGCGTCTTTTTAAATCCTGGTGTGATATCTACAATCGCTGGCTTAATCCTTATGCTCCTGCCAGGTACACTTCCTAGTGCTTTATCCAACACTTTAGAAATGTTAGGAAAACCTACTGTTCCGCTTTCTATGTTATTGATTGGCGTTCTCTTAGGGGCTTTACCGCTGCAACATGTCATGAGCTTTCTAAAAAGTTCACACTTATGGCTAGCGAGTTTTTACAAGCTGCTGCTTTTTCCGTTTCTATTACTGCCTTTTATTTTCTTTTCATTACCACTTCAATTAATAGCAGTTGCTGTTCTAACCGCTGGGATGCCCTCCGCTCCAACCATCTCCATGTATGCAGAGCGTTATGGAGAGGATGCCTCTTTTGCGGCAGCGGGGGTTATGTTAAGTACGGTTCTTTCCTGTCTAACCATCCCCCTGTTGTATGCGCTCGTTTTAATAATCTCGTCCCTTGCCTGA
- a CDS encoding glycerophosphodiester phosphodiesterase, producing the protein MSLKKTAVASLLSMGIIGSIYSTSTLAYDPSDRVQTVAHRGASGYAPENTMAAFQKGVDMKSDYIEIDVQVTKDGELVVIHDVTLDRTTNGTGYVKDHTLEEIRQLDAGSYFGEEFIGEKVPTFEEVLDKFQGKTGILIELKATYYYPEIEEKVAAAIKERNMHLPAHDKIIIQSFEFESMQQMDKLLPQVPVGVLTSRSTDLSEAKLDEFATYAEFVNPSRTLVNSSIVNEVHERHMGIMAWTVRNQKEVQPLLDAGVDGIITDYPDFTPKHKSK; encoded by the coding sequence ATGAGCTTAAAGAAAACAGCAGTTGCTTCACTACTTTCAATGGGGATTATCGGTTCAATTTATAGTACTTCCACACTTGCTTACGACCCGTCTGACCGTGTTCAAACCGTCGCACACCGTGGAGCTTCAGGGTATGCCCCAGAAAATACGATGGCCGCATTCCAAAAGGGCGTTGATATGAAATCTGATTATATTGAAATTGATGTACAAGTAACTAAAGACGGTGAGCTCGTTGTTATTCATGACGTTACATTAGATCGAACAACGAACGGAACGGGATATGTAAAAGATCATACGTTAGAAGAGATTCGTCAACTTGATGCCGGTAGCTACTTTGGGGAAGAATTTATAGGCGAAAAAGTCCCTACTTTTGAAGAAGTACTTGATAAATTCCAAGGAAAAACTGGTATTTTAATTGAATTAAAAGCAACCTATTACTATCCGGAGATTGAAGAAAAAGTAGCTGCAGCTATAAAGGAACGAAACATGCATTTACCAGCTCATGACAAGATTATCATTCAATCATTTGAGTTCGAATCTATGCAACAGATGGACAAGCTTTTGCCTCAAGTCCCAGTTGGAGTACTGACTTCTCGCTCAACAGATCTTAGTGAAGCAAAGCTCGATGAATTTGCTACATATGCTGAATTTGTAAACCCTAGCAGAACCCTAGTAAATTCTTCAATCGTTAATGAAGTGCATGAGCGTCATATGGGCATCATGGCTTGGACGGTTCGAAATCAAAAAGAAGTGCAGCCACTCTTAGACGCTGGTGTTGATGGCATCATAACGGATTATCCAGATTTTACGCCCAAGCATAAATCCAAATAA
- a CDS encoding Crp/Fnr family transcriptional regulator produces MLIAKGEILFRQGEEGPLFRLDSGLLKIVRVHEDGSQVLLNLIIPGEVIPHHSLTSPNEYNGTAIALLPCEITRIEPQQWYRSLEEDPYRYKEVALLLETKLRMMQQRINQMSTLTPEGKIRKLQNWFANYFPDIQIEKVLTQEEIGQFVGLRRETVNRALKKI; encoded by the coding sequence ATGCTGATTGCAAAAGGCGAGATTCTATTCAGGCAAGGAGAAGAAGGTCCGTTATTTCGGTTAGATAGCGGCTTATTAAAGATCGTTCGTGTTCATGAAGATGGAAGTCAAGTACTGCTGAATTTAATCATTCCAGGCGAAGTGATTCCACATCATTCATTAACAAGTCCAAACGAATATAACGGAACCGCAATAGCGTTGTTACCATGTGAAATCACGCGGATTGAACCGCAGCAATGGTATCGTTCACTTGAAGAGGACCCTTACAGATACAAAGAAGTCGCATTATTGCTAGAAACAAAATTAAGAATGATGCAGCAGCGCATCAATCAGATGTCTACTTTGACGCCAGAAGGAAAGATTAGAAAGCTTCAAAACTGGTTCGCCAATTATTTTCCGGATATCCAGATTGAAAAAGTACTGACTCAAGAAGAAATCGGACAGTTTGTGGGCTTAAGACGAGAGACGGTCAATCGAGCACTCAAGAAGATTTAA
- a CDS encoding HD domain-containing protein has translation MIVDDIYGSFEVEPVLQDLILSKPVQRLKGIHQGGASYLVNKEWNVSRYEHSVGVMLLIRKLGGTLQEQIAGLLHDVSHTAFSHVIDFVLDNESEDFHEEIFEETIMDSEIPSILKQHGFSIEEIMQGDHSLLEQPLPLLCADRIDYTLRDLYRYGYLSKLEIDRFIKKLCVSRGLICIEGTRQAEWFVEAYYKEVLDFFMNPLNVYGYDRLTKLLKEALELDVITLSDFKLTDEEVLQKVRTSNKSSLVARYEGLIKPVMLQENEIEFDIHLKGKPRLIDPTVIIEGKLVEGSNISHKIKEMNTKAKKRAEKGSYIKVL, from the coding sequence ATGATAGTTGATGATATATATGGTTCTTTCGAAGTTGAACCTGTGTTGCAGGATTTAATATTGTCTAAACCGGTACAACGTTTAAAAGGCATTCATCAAGGCGGTGCTTCTTATCTTGTAAACAAGGAATGGAACGTTTCGCGATATGAGCATTCGGTTGGCGTAATGCTATTGATCAGAAAATTAGGAGGGACACTTCAAGAGCAGATCGCTGGGCTCCTTCACGATGTTTCCCACACTGCATTTTCTCATGTGATCGATTTTGTACTGGATAATGAATCAGAAGACTTTCATGAAGAAATCTTTGAGGAAACCATTATGGACTCAGAAATTCCAAGTATATTGAAACAACATGGATTTTCCATTGAAGAGATCATGCAAGGTGATCATTCGTTATTAGAGCAACCATTACCGTTGTTGTGTGCGGACCGCATCGACTACACACTAAGAGATCTGTATAGATACGGTTACCTTTCAAAGCTTGAGATTGATCGTTTTATAAAGAAATTGTGTGTATCACGAGGATTAATTTGTATTGAAGGAACGAGACAGGCTGAATGGTTCGTTGAAGCGTATTATAAAGAGGTTTTAGATTTTTTCATGAATCCCCTGAATGTATACGGATATGATCGACTAACAAAATTGCTCAAAGAAGCTTTAGAGCTGGATGTTATTACACTATCAGATTTTAAGCTTACAGATGAGGAAGTTCTTCAAAAAGTCCGAACATCAAACAAGTCGTCCTTAGTAGCTCGATATGAAGGACTTATAAAGCCAGTGATGCTACAAGAAAACGAGATTGAGTTTGATATTCACTTAAAAGGAAAGCCTCGATTGATCGATCCAACAGTCATCATAGAAGGGAAATTAGTAGAAGGTTCAAATATATCCCATAAAATCAAAGAAATGAACACGAAGGCAAAGAAGCGTGCTGAAAAGGGAAGTTACATAAAAGTCCTCTAA